GGGCCCGATCGCGTATCGCCGGGACCTTCTGAGAGGGGCGGCGACCATGCCTCAGGGCGCTCTTTTCAGCCTCCTCGTCCTCTTCCTCCTGCTGTTCATCCTCTCGGCCTTTTTCGCCGCCGCCGAGACGGCCTACTCGGGCATCAACAAGATCAGGATGAAGCGCTTCGTCGAAGAGGGGCGTCCCGGCTCCCCGAGGGCCCTGGAGCTGACGCGCGACTTCAACCGCACCCTTTCGACGGTCCTCATCGGCGGCAACATCGTCGACATCGTCATGACGGCCCTGGCCACGGCCATCCTGACCTCTCTCTTCGGGGCCATGGGCGCCGTCTACTCGACGGTCCTCATGACGATCCTCATCATCCTCTTCGGCGAAATCCTCCCCAAGGCCTTCGTCAAGGACCGCTCCGAGGAGTTCGCCCTCTCGGCGGCGACCCCCCTGGGCTGGCTCGTCACCCTCTTCCGCCCCTTCACCTGGTTCACCCTCGAACTCTCGCGCCTCATCCGGCGCTGGACTCCGGGACCGTCCGACAACCTCCCCAGCGTCACCCACGACGAACTCCTCTCCATCGTCGACTCCATGAACGGCGAGGGCGTCCTCCCCAGAGCCGAGAGGGAGCTCATCGAAAACGCCATCAACTTCAACGAGCTGGAGGTCTGGGAGATCCAGACGCCCCGCGTCGACCTCTTCGCCCTCAACGTCCGGGAGCCCCTCGAGAACGTCCGCAACCTCCTCGTCAAGAACCACTACTCCCGCGTCCCCGTCTACGAGGGGACGGTGGACAACATCGTCGGCTTCCTCAACGAAAAGGACTTCCTTTCCCGCTGGGGCCAGGGAGAGGCCTTCGAGCTCAAAGCCATCCTCACCCGCCCCCTCCTCATCGCCGGCAGCGCCAGCCTCATGGACGCCTTCCGCATCCTCCAGAAATCGCGGAGCCACATGGCCGTCGTCCTCGACGAGTACGGCGGAACGTCGGGCATCATCACCATGGAGGACATCCTCGAAGAACTCGTGGGCGACATCTACGACGAACACGACGACATCAAGGAGTACTTCACCCAGGTCGAGGAAAATGTCTTCCTCGTCAACGCCGAGGCCTACCTGGAGGAGCTTTTCGTCAAATTCCTCCATCGCCCCTGCCCCGAAAGCGAATCGAGCACCTTCGGCGGCTGGCTCCTGGAGCAGTTCACCATCCTCCCCGAGGCGGGCGCCTCCGTCCGCTGGGAGGACCTCACCTTCCAGATCGTCAAGGTTGCCGGCCAGAGGATCCAGAAGATCCGCATCATCAGAGAAAGACGGAACGACGGGGGGGAAGAGGCCGGGAGCCCGTCGGAGACGCGCTGACAGGAGGACGACAGGATCGCCCCGAAAGAGACTCAGCGGGGCGGGATCTCCCGATCCCGAGGGTTGACAGGGGATGTCAAATTAGGTATTATGGTTCCGAAATACGTAATAAGGAGGCAAGCCCATGAGTTCCGTCATCGCTTTTTCCGAGGCCGCCTCTCTGGCCCTTCACAGCATGGCCGTCATCGCCCGCGAGAAGGAACTCCCCGTCTCCCTGACGCGCATCACGACGTCGACGGGCGTCTCGTCGACGCACCTGGCCAAGGTTCTCCAACGCCTCGTCAAGGCCGGGCTGCTCCTTTCCACCAGGGGCCCCAAGGGAGGCTTCGAGACCGCCCGCCCCCTCGAGGCCATATCGCTCCTCGATATCTACGAGGCCATCGAGGGACCGATGGAGGTCCGTTCCTGCCTCTTTTCCTCCGGGAGCTGCCCTTTCGGATTCGACAGGTGCCTCTTCGGAAACCTCCTGGACGAGACGAACCGGACCTTCCGCGACTACCTGGCTGCCACGACCCTGGACCGACTGACGAGAGAAGGAGCATGACCATGGAGAAAAGAAAAGAGCAGCGCAAAATCATCGTCATCGACGAGAAGAAGTGCGACGGCTGCGGCCTCTGCGCGACGGCCTGCCACGAGGGGGCCATCGCCGTCATCGACGGCAAGGCCCGGCTGGTGAGCGAGTCCTACTGCGACGGCCTGGGCGACTGCATCGGCGAGTGTCCTCAGGGGGCCATCTCTTTCGAGACCCGCGAGGCGGAAAGCTACGACGAGGAGGCCGTCAGACGCCGCGCCGCCCGCGATCCCCTGCCCTGCGGCTGTCCCGGAACGGCCACCCGGACCCTGGGATGCCCCGGAACGGCCTCCCGCGAACTCGAAAGGGCTCAGGCGGAGGCGACGGGATCGCTGCCCTCCGGTTCTTCGGCCGCCGCCCGACCTTCGAGGCTGCACAACTGGCCCACGCAGCTCAGGCTCGTCCCCCTGAGCGCCCCTTACCTGAAGGGAGCCGACGTCGTTCTGGCCTCGGACTGCTCCCCCTTCGCCTTCGCCTCCTTTCACGAGACCTTTCTCGGCGAGGGAAAAGTCCTTCTCAATGCCTGCCCCAAGCTGGACGACAGCGAGGCCTACCGGGTCAAACTGGCTCAGATGATCGAGACGGCCGGTCTCGCGTCGATCCACGTCGTCCGCATGGAAGTTCCCTGTTGCGGCGGCCTGGCCCGTCTCGTCGAGGCGGCCGTCTCCGAGGCCCGGCGGCCCCTAAAAGTCCGGGTGACGACCCTCTCCGTCGAGGGCGAAATTCTCTCCGACGAGACGGTCCGCCATCACTTCTCCTGAAAGGTCGTGATGCTATAATTACAGATAACTCTTTTTTCAAAAAATAAAACCCTTGGGAACAGGTCGCCGGGGGGCGACCTGTCGGGAGGAACTTCTGTGAAGAGGGAAGGGGATGAAAGAATGTTTTGTTATCAGTGCGAACAGACGGCAAGGGGTACGGGGTGCACCGCTTTCGGCGTCTGCGGCAAGAGTCCCGAGGTGGCCGACCTCCAGGACCTTCTGATCTACGCCGCCAAGGGCATCTCCATGTACGCCCATCGGGCCCGCCTGCTGGGCTCGCGGGATCGGGAAATCGACCTTTTCGTCGTCGAAGCCCTCTTCACGACCGTCACCAACGTCAATTTCGACGAAGACCGCCTCGTCTCCCTCCTCGCCCGGGCCGAGACCGTCCGAAACCGGGCCCGCGATCTCTACGAAGCGGCCTGCCGCGAGGCGGGCCAAGAGGCGGAGGCTCTCGGCGGACCGGCCTCCTTCGCCTTCGCCGCCGCCAAGGAAGCCCTGATCGACCAGGGCGGAAAAGTCACGCCCGAGAGGGGGGCCGAAAGACACGGTGACGTCGTCCAGGGCCTTCACGACCTTGTCCTTCTCAGTCTCAAGGGAAGCGCCGCCTACGCCGACCACGCCCAGGTCCTGGGGCAGGAGGACGACGCCGTCTACGCCTTCTTCCACGAGTTCCTCGACTTCCTGAGCCGCGACGCGCTGTCCGTCGACGACCTCGTCGGCAAGGCCCTCGAGGCGGGCAAGTGGAACATCCGCGTCATGGAGCTTCTCGACGCCGCCAACACGGGAACCTACGGCCATCCCGTCCCCACGCCCGTCCGCGTGACGCCCCTGGCCGGCAAGGCCATCCTCGTCTCGGGCCACGACCTGAAGGACCTGGAGCTTATCCTCAAACAGACCGAGGGCAAGGGAATCAACATCTACACCCACGGAGAGATGCTCCCCTGCCACGGCTACCCTGAACTGAAAAAATACGGCCACCTCGCCGGCAATTACGGCGGAGCCTGGCAGGATCAGCGCGAGGAGTTCGACGCCTTCCCCGGCGCCATCGTGATGACGACGAACTGCATCCAGAAGCCGAAGGATTCCTACAAGGATCGGATCTTCACGACGGGCCTCGTGGCCTGGCCCGGCGTGACCCACATCGGCCCCGACAAGGACTTCTCGCCCGCCGTCGAGGCCGCCCTGGCCGCCCCGGGCTTCGAGAAGGACGAGCCGGAGAAGACGATTCTCGTCGGCTTCGGCCGCAACGCCGTCCTCGGCGCAGCCGACAAGGTCGTCGAGCTCGTCAGGGCCGGCAAGATCCGCCACTTCTTCCTCATCGGCGGCTGCGACGGGGCCAAGAGCGGCCGCAACTACTACACCGACTTCGCCAGGGCCGTCCCCGAGGACTGCGTCATCCTCACCCTGGCCTGCGGCAAGTACCGCTTCAACAAGCTCGATTTCGGCGACATCGAGGGCATTCCCCGCCTTCTCGACGTGGGGCAGTGCAACGACGCCTTTTCGGCCGTCAAGATCGCCATGGCCCTGGCCGACGTCTTCGAGACCGACGTCAACGGCCTGCCCCTTTCGCTCATCCTCTCCTGGTACGAGCAGAAGGCCGTCTGCATTCTCCTTTCCCTCCTCTATCTCGGCGTGAAGGACATCCGCCTCGGTCCCAGTCTGCCCGCCTTCGTCAAGGCCCCCGTCTTCGAGGTCCTTCAGGAGAAGTTCAACCTTCAGCCCATCGGCTCCGTCGAGGACGATCTCAGGGCCATTCTGGGCTGACGGCGGACCGACGCGAGGCGCACCGAACCGGAAGGGAGTGAGACGGCGATGGAAACCGCCTCAGGAAAAGGAACCCTCAAAGGCTATGTCCTCGATCTCGCCGCCATCGCGACGATCCAGCCCCATGCCATCGTGAGCCGCATCCTCCTCGAAGGCGAGCGGGGCAACGTCACCCTTTTCGCCTTCGACGAGGGGGAACGCCTGAGCGAGCACAGCGCCCCCTTCGACGTCCTCGTCCAGATCCTCGACGGGAAGATGGAGGTCCGTCTGAAGGACGTCGTCCACGTCCTCTCGGGGGGCGAGGCCCTCGTCATGCCCGCCGCCATCCCCCACGCCCTGAAGGCGCTGAAGGCGACGAAGATGATCCTCACCATGATCCGCTCCTGAAAAAAACGGCACAGAGCACGAGGAGCGGGGCACCTGACCCCGATCCTCGTGCTCTTCACGTCCTGCGAAAAAGGGGGAACCCTCGCCGGGGTGCGGCACTCAGCGCCTCTCGTACGTCGTGGGACCCGTCGGCCACGAGGTGGTCGAAAGCCAGTCCCGAGGGTAGCCCAGAGGCTGCCCCATCTTCCCCTCCTCGTTGAGGAGGCCGTCGTTGTACTTGACGATGAGGTGATCGGCCAGACCCCACCAGCGGGCCAGGGTATCGGCCGTGTTCCGCCGGGCCAGCTCCGTCAGGTAGGCCCGGGCCTTGGCGGCGTCGACGGCCAGGAGGGCCAGGGCCCGCCGCTCGGCCACGGCCAGATCCTGAAGGAACCCCTTCTCCAGCTCCTCTCGGAGCTCGACGATCTCGGCGTGCATGTAGCTGTACTTCAGGCCGGCGTAGTTGGAGAGGAAATTGAAGGCCCACCAGGCGCTCTCCCGGGAAAACCGGGCCGTGTCGACGACCTCGACGGACTCAGGCAGGCCCGTGAGCCCCGCGTGGTAGGGGATGAAAACCGTATCGGAAGGTTTGTCGAGACCGAGCCACAGGAGACCGCCCACCTCGTCGGGGAGCCAGG
The DNA window shown above is from Aminithiophilus ramosus and carries:
- a CDS encoding hemolysin family protein — translated: MPQGALFSLLVLFLLLFILSAFFAAAETAYSGINKIRMKRFVEEGRPGSPRALELTRDFNRTLSTVLIGGNIVDIVMTALATAILTSLFGAMGAVYSTVLMTILIILFGEILPKAFVKDRSEEFALSAATPLGWLVTLFRPFTWFTLELSRLIRRWTPGPSDNLPSVTHDELLSIVDSMNGEGVLPRAERELIENAINFNELEVWEIQTPRVDLFALNVREPLENVRNLLVKNHYSRVPVYEGTVDNIVGFLNEKDFLSRWGQGEAFELKAILTRPLLIAGSASLMDAFRILQKSRSHMAVVLDEYGGTSGIITMEDILEELVGDIYDEHDDIKEYFTQVEENVFLVNAEAYLEELFVKFLHRPCPESESSTFGGWLLEQFTILPEAGASVRWEDLTFQIVKVAGQRIQKIRIIRERRNDGGEEAGSPSETR
- a CDS encoding RrF2 family transcriptional regulator: MSSVIAFSEAASLALHSMAVIAREKELPVSLTRITTSTGVSSTHLAKVLQRLVKAGLLLSTRGPKGGFETARPLEAISLLDIYEAIEGPMEVRSCLFSSGSCPFGFDRCLFGNLLDETNRTFRDYLAATTLDRLTREGA
- a CDS encoding ATP-binding protein, whose protein sequence is MEKRKEQRKIIVIDEKKCDGCGLCATACHEGAIAVIDGKARLVSESYCDGLGDCIGECPQGAISFETREAESYDEEAVRRRAARDPLPCGCPGTATRTLGCPGTASRELERAQAEATGSLPSGSSAAARPSRLHNWPTQLRLVPLSAPYLKGADVVLASDCSPFAFASFHETFLGEGKVLLNACPKLDDSEAYRVKLAQMIETAGLASIHVVRMEVPCCGGLARLVEAAVSEARRPLKVRVTTLSVEGEILSDETVRHHFS
- the hcp gene encoding hydroxylamine reductase, with amino-acid sequence MFCYQCEQTARGTGCTAFGVCGKSPEVADLQDLLIYAAKGISMYAHRARLLGSRDREIDLFVVEALFTTVTNVNFDEDRLVSLLARAETVRNRARDLYEAACREAGQEAEALGGPASFAFAAAKEALIDQGGKVTPERGAERHGDVVQGLHDLVLLSLKGSAAYADHAQVLGQEDDAVYAFFHEFLDFLSRDALSVDDLVGKALEAGKWNIRVMELLDAANTGTYGHPVPTPVRVTPLAGKAILVSGHDLKDLELILKQTEGKGINIYTHGEMLPCHGYPELKKYGHLAGNYGGAWQDQREEFDAFPGAIVMTTNCIQKPKDSYKDRIFTTGLVAWPGVTHIGPDKDFSPAVEAALAAPGFEKDEPEKTILVGFGRNAVLGAADKVVELVRAGKIRHFFLIGGCDGAKSGRNYYTDFARAVPEDCVILTLACGKYRFNKLDFGDIEGIPRLLDVGQCNDAFSAVKIAMALADVFETDVNGLPLSLILSWYEQKAVCILLSLLYLGVKDIRLGPSLPAFVKAPVFEVLQEKFNLQPIGSVEDDLRAILG
- a CDS encoding cupin domain-containing protein, whose protein sequence is METASGKGTLKGYVLDLAAIATIQPHAIVSRILLEGERGNVTLFAFDEGERLSEHSAPFDVLVQILDGKMEVRLKDVVHVLSGGEALVMPAAIPHALKALKATKMILTMIRS